In Populus trichocarpa isolate Nisqually-1 chromosome 12, P.trichocarpa_v4.1, whole genome shotgun sequence, a genomic segment contains:
- the LOC7496452 gene encoding uncharacterized calcium-binding protein At1g02270, translated as MTRERRSRRISRIGSYAISSSMSMRDHRQQPCITCTTFNILAPIYKRLNINNDKDQNSRESDYRAYWLVRNQRILDSLLRERSSIICLQEFWLGNEELVNMYEKRLGDAGYLNFKLARTNNRGDGLLIAVRKDYFRVINHRELLFNDCGDRVAQLLHVELAAPCSPCRNNDTRQEILIVNTHLLFPHDSSLSLVRLNQVYKILQYVESYQKENKLSPTPIMLCGDWNGSKRGHVYKFLRSQGFVSSYDTAHQYTDADAHKWVSHLNHRGNICGVDFIWLLNPNRYRKLLKTSWSEAVFGMFKYLLRRASLTEEDAFAFLKADSDSDCITYSGFCEALQQLNLTGHCYGLSDEETKDLWVQADIDGNGVLDYKEFQQRIWNPTWSEEKDDEIQDDNLKGREEQTIGFSVENAVLFPPEVEKGMWPENYSLSDHARLTVVFSPIRMPCSQLIS; from the exons atgacaaGGGAAAGGAGATCAAGAAGGATATCAAGAATAGGGAGTTATGCAATATCATCATCAATGTCAATGAGAGATCATCGGCAACAACCTTGTATAACTTGTACAACGTTTAACATTCTTGCACCTATCTATAAACGTCTTAACATTAACAATGATAAGGATCAGAATTCACGTGAAAGTGATTACAGGGCCTATTGGCTTGTCAGAAACCAGAGGATTTTGGATTCCTTGTTGCGTGAAAGATCTTCCATAATTTGTCTTCAg GAATTTTGGTTGGGAAATGAAGAGTTGGTCAACATGTATGAGAAGAGATTAGGTGATGCAGGCTATCTCAATTTCAAGCTTGCACGAACCAACAACCGTGGTGATG GCCTACTGATCGCTGTGCGCAAGGACTATTTCAGAGTTATTAACCATAGGGAATTGTTGTTCAATGATTGCGGGGATCGAGTTGCTCAGTTGTTACATGTTGAATTAGCTGCTCCTTGTTCACCATGCCGGAACAATGACACTCGCCAAGAAATTCTCATTGTCAATACCCACTTGTTATTTCCTCATGATTCAAGTTTGTCTCTTGTGAGATTGAATCAG GTCTACAAAATCCTGCAGTATGTGGAATCTTATCAGAAAGAAAACAAGCTTAGCCCAACGCCTATTATGCTTTGCGG TGACTGGAATGGGAGCAAACGGGGGCATGTTTACAAGTTCCTCAGGTCACAAGGCTTTGTATCATCATATGATACTGCTCATCAGTACACTGATGCAGATGCTCACAAG TGGGTTAGCCACCTTAATCATCGTGGAAATATTTGTGGCGTGGATTTTATATGGCTTCTTAATCCCAATAGATACCGCAAGCTACTAAAAACAAGTTGGAGTGAAGCAGTATTTGGCATGTTCAAG TATCTGCTACGGAGAGCTTCCCTGACAGAAGAAGATGCCTTTGCCTTTCTAAAGGCTGATAGTGATAGTGACTGCATTACCTACTCAGGCTTCTGTGAAGCTCTTCAACAG CTTAACTTAACCGGCCACTGTTATGGACTTAGCGACGAAGAAACAAAGGATTTGTGGGTGCAGGCAGACATTGATGGGAATGGTGTTCTTGATTATAAAGAATTTCAG CAGCGAATTTGGAATCCTACATGGTCAGaggagaaagatgatgaaatccAAGACGATAATCTTAAGGGTAGAGAAGAGCAAACAATTGGTTTCAGTGTGGAGAATGCTGTTCTCTTCCCTCCTGAAGTAGAGAAAGGAATGTGGCCTGAGAACTACTCTCTTTCAGATCATGCCCGACTAACGGTGGTGTTCTCACCAATAAGAATGCCATGCTCACAATTGATATCATGA
- the LOC7496451 gene encoding WAT1-related protein At1g43650 isoform X2, whose product MEGGRVKKCFVSSQAVMGMLMVQVMATGMQLLSKIILNNGTFVLALMTYRHIVAAVCMAPFAFYFERGMIKSKMNWSVFFWLFVNSLCGILFAMGLFYYGLKDTSATYAVNFLNLVPIVTFVFSIILRLEKLGLSTRAGKIKISGAILCVSGAMIACLYKGRTFHLIHKTLQHHVQVKSSVLHKTRGTILLIGSCLSYSSWYILQAKLLKVFPFKYHTTMITCIFASIQSAAIGLCIDRSNAAWKLEWNLQLLTIIYSGSLASAATFCLISWAVVRRGPSYPPMFNPLTLIFVAVLEALIIGAEITAGQLLGMVLIIIGLYSFLLGKTKEMKNMPKSNIEAAEAATTVESTKVQPASPLTTTNEDIESGSVKDVVNP is encoded by the exons ATGGAGGGAGGGAGGGTAAAGAAATGTTTTGTCTCATCACAAGCAGTGATGGGCATGTTGATGGTTCAAGTGATGGCAACAGGAATGCAATTGCTTTCCAAAATCATATTGAATAATGGAACATTTGTGCTTGCACTTATGACCTATAGGCATATAGTTGCTGCCGTTTGCATGGCTCCCTTTGCTTTCTACTTTGAAAG AGGCATGATCAAAAGTAAGATGAATTGGTCTGTTTTTTTCTGGCTTTTTGTTAATTCCTTGTGTGG GATATTGTTTGCTATGGGATTGTTCTATTACGGTCTCAAAGATACCTCAGCTACATATGCTGTCAACTTCCTCAACTTGGTCCCAATAGTAACCTTTGTTTTCTCCATCATCTTGAG ACTTGAGAAATTAGGACTGAGTACTCGAGCGGGGAAAATCAAGATATCAGGAGCCATATTATGCGTTTCAGGAGCTATGATAGCTTGTCTTTACAAGGGAAGAACATTCCACCTTATTCATAAAACTCTTCAACATCATGTTCAAGTCAAGTCATCTGTGCTTCATAAGACTCGTGGTACAATCTTGCTCATTGGCAGTTGCTTGTCTTATTCTTCATGGTATATATTGCAG GCCAAATTGCTCAAGGTTTTCCCATTCAAATATCATACAACCATGATCACTTGTATCTTCGCTTCCATCCAATCAGCAGCAATAGGTCTATGCATTGATAGAAGTAACGCTGCTTGGAAGCTAGAGTGGAATCTGCAGCTACTTACCATCATCTACTCA GGATCCTTAGCCTCAGCTGCAACATTTTGCTTGATTAGTTGGGCTGTTGTTAGAAGAGGCCCTTCTTATCCTCCTATGTTCAACCCATTGACACTAATTTTTGTGGCAGTTTTGGAAGCTCTCATAATTGGTGCGGAAATCACTGCTGGCCA ATTGCTGGGCATGGTTTTGATAATAATCGGTTTGTACTCCTTTTTGTTGGGAAAAACCAAGGAGATGAAAAACATGCCCAAGTCGAATATAGAAGCTGCAGAAGCTGCCACGACAGTAGAATCTACAAAGGTTCAGCCAGCTTCTCCTCTTACTACCACTAATGAAGACATAGAATCTGGTTCTGTCAAGGATGTTGTAAATCCTTGA
- the LOC7496451 gene encoding WAT1-related protein At1g43650 isoform X1, which produces MEGGRVKKCFVSSQAVMGMLMVQVMATGMQLLSKIILNNGTFVLALMTYRHIVAAVCMAPFAFYFERYVILSSINFVSLSLTPFFSISFYYCCGCRGMIKSKMNWSVFFWLFVNSLCGILFAMGLFYYGLKDTSATYAVNFLNLVPIVTFVFSIILRLEKLGLSTRAGKIKISGAILCVSGAMIACLYKGRTFHLIHKTLQHHVQVKSSVLHKTRGTILLIGSCLSYSSWYILQAKLLKVFPFKYHTTMITCIFASIQSAAIGLCIDRSNAAWKLEWNLQLLTIIYSGSLASAATFCLISWAVVRRGPSYPPMFNPLTLIFVAVLEALIIGAEITAGQLLGMVLIIIGLYSFLLGKTKEMKNMPKSNIEAAEAATTVESTKVQPASPLTTTNEDIESGSVKDVVNP; this is translated from the exons ATGGAGGGAGGGAGGGTAAAGAAATGTTTTGTCTCATCACAAGCAGTGATGGGCATGTTGATGGTTCAAGTGATGGCAACAGGAATGCAATTGCTTTCCAAAATCATATTGAATAATGGAACATTTGTGCTTGCACTTATGACCTATAGGCATATAGTTGCTGCCGTTTGCATGGCTCCCTTTGCTTTCTACTTTGAAAGGTATGTCATCTTGTCATCAATCAATTTCGTCTCTTTGTCTTTGACaccatttttctcaatttctttttattactgcTGTGGTTGCAGAGGCATGATCAAAAGTAAGATGAATTGGTCTGTTTTTTTCTGGCTTTTTGTTAATTCCTTGTGTGG GATATTGTTTGCTATGGGATTGTTCTATTACGGTCTCAAAGATACCTCAGCTACATATGCTGTCAACTTCCTCAACTTGGTCCCAATAGTAACCTTTGTTTTCTCCATCATCTTGAG ACTTGAGAAATTAGGACTGAGTACTCGAGCGGGGAAAATCAAGATATCAGGAGCCATATTATGCGTTTCAGGAGCTATGATAGCTTGTCTTTACAAGGGAAGAACATTCCACCTTATTCATAAAACTCTTCAACATCATGTTCAAGTCAAGTCATCTGTGCTTCATAAGACTCGTGGTACAATCTTGCTCATTGGCAGTTGCTTGTCTTATTCTTCATGGTATATATTGCAG GCCAAATTGCTCAAGGTTTTCCCATTCAAATATCATACAACCATGATCACTTGTATCTTCGCTTCCATCCAATCAGCAGCAATAGGTCTATGCATTGATAGAAGTAACGCTGCTTGGAAGCTAGAGTGGAATCTGCAGCTACTTACCATCATCTACTCA GGATCCTTAGCCTCAGCTGCAACATTTTGCTTGATTAGTTGGGCTGTTGTTAGAAGAGGCCCTTCTTATCCTCCTATGTTCAACCCATTGACACTAATTTTTGTGGCAGTTTTGGAAGCTCTCATAATTGGTGCGGAAATCACTGCTGGCCA ATTGCTGGGCATGGTTTTGATAATAATCGGTTTGTACTCCTTTTTGTTGGGAAAAACCAAGGAGATGAAAAACATGCCCAAGTCGAATATAGAAGCTGCAGAAGCTGCCACGACAGTAGAATCTACAAAGGTTCAGCCAGCTTCTCCTCTTACTACCACTAATGAAGACATAGAATCTGGTTCTGTCAAGGATGTTGTAAATCCTTGA